One genomic segment of Salmo trutta chromosome 8, fSalTru1.1, whole genome shotgun sequence includes these proteins:
- the LOC115198821 gene encoding plexin-C1 isoform X1, translating to MTYEMRAVFWGVLLACVDWGRGQENHTFDGDVRDFAIGDRSVYVVTDDRLYQLNHDFTNVIKRDNPNVVYPNQEAPLSNETYLFKVNILLPFIENKTLIICGTTKCGYCEILDLNEISNSVYSEDIEMGSLDPGDSTIGFIVDVGTNSYIMTGRLQSRVHNGCANSDELLVLRNALEGQNGGIFSETGEDATPYIDARQKEKIQFVDGFQSNSHIYVFLNVPKERQVRLIWFKSENNKVSTLSSLKSATLKCCGNMERRELLSSSVIQGPGGLHGQVLWAGVFTAGNTSDPINTMLAIYNISSTGPHLENDKPDFCYKDCAMSSTKGTTLNLQPEAVVFQYSSMTSVLAVRHNSWLVFFIGTGDGQLIKLAVDKAYKPACPRVLYKSDDDRRVFPKMHLDPVDRKHVYMALRNQMIRVPVAQCSEHKSLKDCWSAQDPFCGWCESRCSFQDDCLQPSAWIAISEDSQQQNIVSYQVEKSSSGEKITLTVKVHLTLNGTGSLTFACNFLNRSGHMCDRTSPAPAFPRCSCLFSSDQLPAGGLNVTVKIRVGKQNLAEKLMLTNCLDITGPPTSALCSQCMTAGCSWSNDACSWTPRSANSDPIQDVCRLSQSGLNYSEPVIFSIVPSVLSFHGRNHALMNGENLDHVTKVRIQGHMNCSLKESPVWNHTGSSLTFHIPGGDKGSVSVCAVLPDGRCLGKATVTYGSSPSCTGLIPSSTWASGKRKIKVQGFHLEFVEGVVHDHTPQTIHTNYSSESLWYHTPLFEHINQAVTSTVSLRVANQTLACSSQLTYHPDPEFTSYTAIKTGNDLRVTIEKRADKLNITTEEILVFGVQEENQDVECVMDTIETSNETDSVICEIKNTHNANINSLRIRVGNFTKTLLPKQAAPSLLIILVLIPIIIVVIVGAVWYSYNKQRKMAAQMNKQLELLECDIRNDIRQGFVDMQTEKCDLIENVGAIPFLDYKHFASRIFFPDGGPVMTSCIKDIGQDAVKVQPDKSCQALSRLIRDQVFLTSFVHALEEQKNFNVKEKCAVASLLTVSLHGDLPYLTQVMEELLRALMDQPSNSQPKLMLRRTESIVEKLLTNWMSICLYGFLRESVGQPLFLLVCALTQQMSKGPVDSVTEKALYTLNEDWLLWQAQDFSPMRLQVLFAVGTDGEVSEPLEVNALDCDTVEQVKEKILLAFKTKFGFPYNTPLQQMHIEYEKNGRFVPLKEVDASSEVLGEVTMLNTLKHYKVPDGASIKVLSKTHPSLSPQSSLKDDQNYSTKYFHLIDPDIDQDQKKNPERKKLKLKEVYLTKLLSTKVAVHSFVENLFRTIWGTPNLKTPPAIKYFFDFLDAQGESKRISDPDVLHIWKTNSLPLRFWVNILKNPQFVFDMEKTPPLDGCLSVIAQAFMDSFSLAEKQLGKHDPTNKLLYAKDISQYKQEVRAYYKQVRDQPPISSSEFKEFLHEESKKHENEFNESAALWELNKYMQRYFNEIKLKLDQNGAPVELKEQLQHVKSLFDSLKSCSWN from the exons ATGACATACGAGATGAGGGCTGTTTTCTGGGGCGTTCTCCTCGCCTGTGTGGACTGGGGTCGGGGCCAGGAGAATCACACATTTGATGGAGACGTCCGCGACTTTGCCATTGGTGACCGCTCGGTATACGTCGTTACGGATGACCGACTCTACCAGCTGAACCATGATTTTACCAACGTTATAAAGAGGGACAATCCGAATGTAGTTTATCCTAACCAAGAAGCACCTCTTTCCAATGAAACGTATCTATTTAAGGTGAACATTTTACTGCCATTCATCGAAAACAAGACCTTGATCATCTGTGGAACCACAAAATGCGGTTACTGTGAAATACTGGATCTCAACGAAATCTCCAACTCTGTGTATTCGGAGGATATTGAAATGGGTTCATTGGACCCTGGAGATTCAACCATTGGCTTTATTGTTGATGTCGGTACGAACTCCTACATTATGACTGGAAGGTTGCAGAGCCGTGTGCATAACGGGTGTGCCAATTCAGATGAATTGCTTGTCCTACGGAATGCACTAGAAGGACAGAATGGGGGAATCTTTTCTGAAACAGGTGAGGATGCGACTCCGTATATTGACGCCAGACAAAAGGAGAAGATTCAGTTTGTGGACGGCTTTCAGAGTAATTCACACATCTACGTGTTCTTGAACGTTCCCAAAGAGCGTCAAGTTCGACTTATTTGGTTCAAGAGCGAGAACAATAAAGTAAGTACTTTGAGCTCCCTCAAAAGTGCGACACTCAAATGCTGTGGAAACATGGAGCGCCGGGAGCTCCTGTCTTCCTCTGTGATTCAAGGGCCTGGTGGGCTCCATGGGCAGGTGCTCTGGGCAGGTGTGTTCACGGCTGGTAACACAAGCGACCCCATCAACACCATGCTGGCCATCTACAACATCAGCTCTACAGGGCCTCATCTCGAAAACGATAAACCAGACTTCTGCTATAAAGACTGTGCAATG TCATCGACAAAGGGTACCACCTTGAACCTGCAGCCAGAGGCAGTGGTGTTTCAATACAGCTCCATGACATCAGTGTTGGCAGTGAGACACAACTCCTGGCTGGTGTTCTTCATCGGGACAGGAGACGGACAACTCATCAAG CTTGCTGTAgacaaggcctacaaacctgcctGTCCCAGAGTGCTCTACAAGTCAGATGACGACCGCCGTGTGTTTCCCAAGATGCACCTGGATCCAGTGGACCGCAAACATGTGTACATGGCACTGAGGAACCAG ATGATACGTGTGCCTGTGGCTCAGTGCAGTGAACACAAGAGTCTGAAGGACTGTTGGTCTGCTCAGGACCCCTTCTGTGGCTGGTGTGAGTCAAG ATGTTCGTTTCAGGATGACTGCCTTCAGCCTTCAGCCTGGATCGCCATCTCTGAGGACTCCCAACAACAGAACATAGTCTCTTACCAGGTGGAGAAGAGCAGCAGTGGAGAGAAGATCACACTCACTGTCAAGGTCCACCTGACTCTGAATGGGACAGGAAGTCTCACCTTTGCCTGTAACTTCCTCAATAGAAGTGGTCATATGTGTGACAGGACAAGCCCCGCTCCAGCTTTTCCTCGATGCTCCTGCCTGTTCTCCAGCGACCAGCTTCCTGCTGGAG GTTTGAATGTCACAGTGAAGATAAGAGTGGGGAAGCAGAACCTTGCTGAGAAACTGATGCTCACTAACTGTTTAGACATCACTGGACCACCTACCTCTGCCCT gtGTTCTCAGTGCATGACAGCTGGATGTAGCTGGAGTAATGATGCCTGCTCATGGACACCCAGGTCTGCCAACTCAGACCCCATAcag GACGTGTGCAGACTCAGCCAGTCAGGATTGAACTACTCT gAGCCAGTGATCTTTTCCATAGTGCCCAGTGTTCTGTCCTTCCATGGGAGAAACCATGCCTTGATGAATGGAGAGAACCTGGATCATGTGACCAAGGTTCGCATCCAAGGGCACATGAACTGCAGTCTCAAGGA GTCTCCAGTGTGGAACCACACTGGGTCCAGTCTGACGTTCCACATCCCCGGTGGAGACAAAggttctgtcagtgtgtgtgccgTGCTGCCAGATGGTCGCTGTCTGGGCAAGGCCACTGTCACCTATGGGTCCTCACCATCCTGCACTGGGCTAATACCAAGCTCTACCTGGGCTAg TGGGAAGAGGAAGATCAAGGTCCAAGGGTTCCATCTGGAGTTTGTGGAGGGGGTTGTTCATGACCACACCCCTCAGACCATCCATACCAACTACAGCTCTGAG AGTCTGTGGTACCACACACCTCTCTTTGAACACATCAACCAGGCAGTCACCTCCACTGTGTCTCTGAGAGTGGCCAATCAGACACTGGCCTGCTCATCACAGCTCACCTATCATCCCGACCCAGAATTCACCAGCTACACCGCAATCAAGACAGGAAATGACCTGCGTGTCACCATTGAg aaAAGGGCTGACAAGTTGAACATCACCACAGAAGAGATCTTAGTGTTTGGTGTTCAGGAGGAGAACCAGGATGTAGAGTGTGTCATGGACACCATCGAGACGAGCAACGAGACTGACTCTGTCATCTGTGAGATAAAGAACACTCACAACGCTAACATCAATTCACTGAGG ATAAGAGTTGGTAACTTCACCAAAACACTTTTACCAAAACAAGCTGCACCTTCACTGCTAATCATCCTTGTGCTTATACCCATCATCATTGTGGTCATTGTGG GTGCGGTGTGGTATTCCTACAATAAACAGAGGAAAATGGCGGCACAAATGAACAAGCAGCTGGAACTGCTGGAATGTGACATCAGAAATGACATCAGACAAG GATTTGTGGATATGCAGACGGAAAAGTGTGATTTAATTGAGAACGTTGGAGCCATCCCTTTCTTGGACTACAAGCACTTTGCTTCCAGGATCTTCTTCCCTGAC GGTGGACCTGTGATGACCTCCTGTATCAAAGACATTGGCCAG GACGCGGTGAAGGTGCAGCCAGACAAGAGCTGTCAGGCCCTGTCCAGACTGATCCGGGATCAGGTGTTCCTCACCTCCTTCGTCCACGCTCTGGAGGAGCAGAAGAACTTCAACGTCAAGGAGAA GTGTGCGGTGGCCTCCCTGCTGACCGTGTCCCTCCACGGTGACCTGCCCTACCTGACCCAGGTGATGGAGGAACTACTCAGGGCTCTGATGGATCAGCCCAGTAACTCCCAGCCCAAACTCATGCTGCGACGCACCGAGTCCATCGTAGAGAAGCTGCTCACCAACTGGATGTCCATCTGTCTCTACGGCTTCCTCAGG GAGAGCGTGGGCCAGCCCCTTTTCCTGCTGGTGTGTGCTCTGACCCAGCAGATGTCTAAAGGCCCAGTGGACTCAGTCACAGAAAAGGCTCTTTACACACTTAACGAAGACTGGTTACTGTGGCAGGCTCAGGACTTCAGCccaatg AGGCTACAGGTGCTGTTTGCTGTGGGAACAGACGGAGAGGTCAGTGAGCCTCTTGAGGTCAATGCTCTGGACTGTGACACGGTGGAGCAGGTCAAGGAGAAGATTCTCCTGGCCTTCAAGACCAAGTTTGGCTTCCCCTACAACACCCCTCTCCAACAGATGCACATCG AGTATGAGAAGAATGGAAGGTTTGTCCCACTGAAGGAGGTGGATGCCAGCTCAGAGGTTCTAGGAGAAGTGACCATGCTCAACACACTCAAGCACTACAAG GTACCAGATGGAGCGTCCATCAAAGTGCTCTCTAAGACCCATCCCAGTCTGAGTCCTCAGAGCAGCCTGAAAG ACGATCAGAACTACTCCACAAAGTACTTCCATCTG ATTGACCCTGACATTGACCAGGACCAAAAGAAGAACCCGGAGAGGAAGAAGCTGAAACTGAAGGAAGTGTACCTCACCAAGCTGCTCTCCACCAAG GTGGCTGTGCATTCGTTTGTGGAAAACCTGTTCAGAACGATCTGGGGAACCCCTAACCTCAAAACCCCGCCTGCCATCAAGTACTTCTTTGACTTCCTGGACGcccagggagagagcaagaggatcAGTGACCCGGATGTACTGCACATCTGGAAAACCAACAG CCTGCCCCTGCGGTTCTGGGTGAACATCCTGAAGAACCCCCAGTTTGTGTTCGACATGGAGAAGACCCCGCCTCTGGAcggatgtctgtctgtcattgCCCAGGCCTTCATGGACTCCTTCTCCCTGGCTGAGAAACAGTTGGGCAAG caTGACCCAACCAATAAGCTGCTCTATGCCAAAGATATCTCCCAGTACAAGCAGGAAGTAAGGGCTTACTACAAGCAGGTCAGGGACCAGCCACCAATCAGCAGCTCTGAGTTCAAGGAGTTCCTGCATGAGGAGTCAAAG AAACATGAAAACGAATTCAATGAATCTGCTGCCCTCTGGGAGCTCAACAAATACATGCAGCGGTACTTTAATGAG ATTAAACTGAAGCTGGATCAGAACGGCGCCCCCGTGGAGTTGAAGGAGCAACTGCAGCATGTGAAGAGCCTGTTTGACAGCCTCAAGAGCTGTTCCTGGAACTGA
- the LOC115198821 gene encoding plexin-C1 isoform X2, whose protein sequence is MTYEMRAVFWGVLLACVDWGRGQENHTFDGDVRDFAIGDRSVYVVTDDRLYQLNHDFTNVIKRDNPNVVYPNQEAPLSNETYLFKVNILLPFIENKTLIICGTTKCGYCEILDLNEISNSVYSEDIEMGSLDPGDSTIGFIVDVGTNSYIMTGRLQSRVHNGCANSDELLVLRNALEGQNGGIFSETGEDATPYIDARQKEKIQFVDGFQSNSHIYVFLNVPKERQVRLIWFKSENNKVSTLSSLKSATLKCCGNMERRELLSSSVIQGPGGLHGQVLWAGVFTAGNTSDPINTMLAIYNISSTGPHLENDKPDFCYKDCAMSSTKGTTLNLQPEAVVFQYSSMTSVLAVRHNSWLVFFIGTGDGQLIKLAVDKAYKPACPRVLYKSDDDRRVFPKMHLDPVDRKHVYMALRNQMIRVPVAQCSEHKSLKDCWSAQDPFCGWCESRCSFQDDCLQPSAWIAISEDSQQQNIVSYQVEKSSSGEKITLTVKVHLTLNGTGSLTFACNFLNRSGHMCDRTSPAPAFPRCSCLFSSDQLPAGGLNVTVKIRVGKQNLAEKLMLTNCLDITGPPTSALCSQCMTAGCSWSNDACSWTPRSANSDPIQDVCRLSQSGLNYSEPVIFSIVPSVLSFHGRNHALMNGENLDHVTKVRIQGHMNCSLKESPVWNHTGSSLTFHIPGGDKGSVSVCAVLPDGRCLGKATVTYGSSPSCTGLIPSSTWASGKRKIKVQGFHLEFVEGVVHDHTPQTIHTNYSSESLWYHTPLFEHINQAVTSTVSLRVANQTLACSSQLTYHPDPEFTSYTAIKTGNDLRVTIEKRADKLNITTEEILVFGVQEENQDVECVMDTIETSNETDSVICEIKNTHNANINSLRIRVGNFTKTLLPKQAAPSLLIILVLIPIIIVVIVGAVWYSYNKQRKMAAQMNKQLELLECDIRNDIRQGFVDMQTEKCDLIENVGAIPFLDYKHFASRIFFPDGGPVMTSCIKDIGQVQPDKSCQALSRLIRDQVFLTSFVHALEEQKNFNVKEKCAVASLLTVSLHGDLPYLTQVMEELLRALMDQPSNSQPKLMLRRTESIVEKLLTNWMSICLYGFLRESVGQPLFLLVCALTQQMSKGPVDSVTEKALYTLNEDWLLWQAQDFSPMRLQVLFAVGTDGEVSEPLEVNALDCDTVEQVKEKILLAFKTKFGFPYNTPLQQMHIEYEKNGRFVPLKEVDASSEVLGEVTMLNTLKHYKVPDGASIKVLSKTHPSLSPQSSLKDDQNYSTKYFHLIDPDIDQDQKKNPERKKLKLKEVYLTKLLSTKVAVHSFVENLFRTIWGTPNLKTPPAIKYFFDFLDAQGESKRISDPDVLHIWKTNSLPLRFWVNILKNPQFVFDMEKTPPLDGCLSVIAQAFMDSFSLAEKQLGKHDPTNKLLYAKDISQYKQEVRAYYKQVRDQPPISSSEFKEFLHEESKKHENEFNESAALWELNKYMQRYFNEIKLKLDQNGAPVELKEQLQHVKSLFDSLKSCSWN, encoded by the exons ATGACATACGAGATGAGGGCTGTTTTCTGGGGCGTTCTCCTCGCCTGTGTGGACTGGGGTCGGGGCCAGGAGAATCACACATTTGATGGAGACGTCCGCGACTTTGCCATTGGTGACCGCTCGGTATACGTCGTTACGGATGACCGACTCTACCAGCTGAACCATGATTTTACCAACGTTATAAAGAGGGACAATCCGAATGTAGTTTATCCTAACCAAGAAGCACCTCTTTCCAATGAAACGTATCTATTTAAGGTGAACATTTTACTGCCATTCATCGAAAACAAGACCTTGATCATCTGTGGAACCACAAAATGCGGTTACTGTGAAATACTGGATCTCAACGAAATCTCCAACTCTGTGTATTCGGAGGATATTGAAATGGGTTCATTGGACCCTGGAGATTCAACCATTGGCTTTATTGTTGATGTCGGTACGAACTCCTACATTATGACTGGAAGGTTGCAGAGCCGTGTGCATAACGGGTGTGCCAATTCAGATGAATTGCTTGTCCTACGGAATGCACTAGAAGGACAGAATGGGGGAATCTTTTCTGAAACAGGTGAGGATGCGACTCCGTATATTGACGCCAGACAAAAGGAGAAGATTCAGTTTGTGGACGGCTTTCAGAGTAATTCACACATCTACGTGTTCTTGAACGTTCCCAAAGAGCGTCAAGTTCGACTTATTTGGTTCAAGAGCGAGAACAATAAAGTAAGTACTTTGAGCTCCCTCAAAAGTGCGACACTCAAATGCTGTGGAAACATGGAGCGCCGGGAGCTCCTGTCTTCCTCTGTGATTCAAGGGCCTGGTGGGCTCCATGGGCAGGTGCTCTGGGCAGGTGTGTTCACGGCTGGTAACACAAGCGACCCCATCAACACCATGCTGGCCATCTACAACATCAGCTCTACAGGGCCTCATCTCGAAAACGATAAACCAGACTTCTGCTATAAAGACTGTGCAATG TCATCGACAAAGGGTACCACCTTGAACCTGCAGCCAGAGGCAGTGGTGTTTCAATACAGCTCCATGACATCAGTGTTGGCAGTGAGACACAACTCCTGGCTGGTGTTCTTCATCGGGACAGGAGACGGACAACTCATCAAG CTTGCTGTAgacaaggcctacaaacctgcctGTCCCAGAGTGCTCTACAAGTCAGATGACGACCGCCGTGTGTTTCCCAAGATGCACCTGGATCCAGTGGACCGCAAACATGTGTACATGGCACTGAGGAACCAG ATGATACGTGTGCCTGTGGCTCAGTGCAGTGAACACAAGAGTCTGAAGGACTGTTGGTCTGCTCAGGACCCCTTCTGTGGCTGGTGTGAGTCAAG ATGTTCGTTTCAGGATGACTGCCTTCAGCCTTCAGCCTGGATCGCCATCTCTGAGGACTCCCAACAACAGAACATAGTCTCTTACCAGGTGGAGAAGAGCAGCAGTGGAGAGAAGATCACACTCACTGTCAAGGTCCACCTGACTCTGAATGGGACAGGAAGTCTCACCTTTGCCTGTAACTTCCTCAATAGAAGTGGTCATATGTGTGACAGGACAAGCCCCGCTCCAGCTTTTCCTCGATGCTCCTGCCTGTTCTCCAGCGACCAGCTTCCTGCTGGAG GTTTGAATGTCACAGTGAAGATAAGAGTGGGGAAGCAGAACCTTGCTGAGAAACTGATGCTCACTAACTGTTTAGACATCACTGGACCACCTACCTCTGCCCT gtGTTCTCAGTGCATGACAGCTGGATGTAGCTGGAGTAATGATGCCTGCTCATGGACACCCAGGTCTGCCAACTCAGACCCCATAcag GACGTGTGCAGACTCAGCCAGTCAGGATTGAACTACTCT gAGCCAGTGATCTTTTCCATAGTGCCCAGTGTTCTGTCCTTCCATGGGAGAAACCATGCCTTGATGAATGGAGAGAACCTGGATCATGTGACCAAGGTTCGCATCCAAGGGCACATGAACTGCAGTCTCAAGGA GTCTCCAGTGTGGAACCACACTGGGTCCAGTCTGACGTTCCACATCCCCGGTGGAGACAAAggttctgtcagtgtgtgtgccgTGCTGCCAGATGGTCGCTGTCTGGGCAAGGCCACTGTCACCTATGGGTCCTCACCATCCTGCACTGGGCTAATACCAAGCTCTACCTGGGCTAg TGGGAAGAGGAAGATCAAGGTCCAAGGGTTCCATCTGGAGTTTGTGGAGGGGGTTGTTCATGACCACACCCCTCAGACCATCCATACCAACTACAGCTCTGAG AGTCTGTGGTACCACACACCTCTCTTTGAACACATCAACCAGGCAGTCACCTCCACTGTGTCTCTGAGAGTGGCCAATCAGACACTGGCCTGCTCATCACAGCTCACCTATCATCCCGACCCAGAATTCACCAGCTACACCGCAATCAAGACAGGAAATGACCTGCGTGTCACCATTGAg aaAAGGGCTGACAAGTTGAACATCACCACAGAAGAGATCTTAGTGTTTGGTGTTCAGGAGGAGAACCAGGATGTAGAGTGTGTCATGGACACCATCGAGACGAGCAACGAGACTGACTCTGTCATCTGTGAGATAAAGAACACTCACAACGCTAACATCAATTCACTGAGG ATAAGAGTTGGTAACTTCACCAAAACACTTTTACCAAAACAAGCTGCACCTTCACTGCTAATCATCCTTGTGCTTATACCCATCATCATTGTGGTCATTGTGG GTGCGGTGTGGTATTCCTACAATAAACAGAGGAAAATGGCGGCACAAATGAACAAGCAGCTGGAACTGCTGGAATGTGACATCAGAAATGACATCAGACAAG GATTTGTGGATATGCAGACGGAAAAGTGTGATTTAATTGAGAACGTTGGAGCCATCCCTTTCTTGGACTACAAGCACTTTGCTTCCAGGATCTTCTTCCCTGAC GGTGGACCTGTGATGACCTCCTGTATCAAAGACATTGGCCAG GTGCAGCCAGACAAGAGCTGTCAGGCCCTGTCCAGACTGATCCGGGATCAGGTGTTCCTCACCTCCTTCGTCCACGCTCTGGAGGAGCAGAAGAACTTCAACGTCAAGGAGAA GTGTGCGGTGGCCTCCCTGCTGACCGTGTCCCTCCACGGTGACCTGCCCTACCTGACCCAGGTGATGGAGGAACTACTCAGGGCTCTGATGGATCAGCCCAGTAACTCCCAGCCCAAACTCATGCTGCGACGCACCGAGTCCATCGTAGAGAAGCTGCTCACCAACTGGATGTCCATCTGTCTCTACGGCTTCCTCAGG GAGAGCGTGGGCCAGCCCCTTTTCCTGCTGGTGTGTGCTCTGACCCAGCAGATGTCTAAAGGCCCAGTGGACTCAGTCACAGAAAAGGCTCTTTACACACTTAACGAAGACTGGTTACTGTGGCAGGCTCAGGACTTCAGCccaatg AGGCTACAGGTGCTGTTTGCTGTGGGAACAGACGGAGAGGTCAGTGAGCCTCTTGAGGTCAATGCTCTGGACTGTGACACGGTGGAGCAGGTCAAGGAGAAGATTCTCCTGGCCTTCAAGACCAAGTTTGGCTTCCCCTACAACACCCCTCTCCAACAGATGCACATCG AGTATGAGAAGAATGGAAGGTTTGTCCCACTGAAGGAGGTGGATGCCAGCTCAGAGGTTCTAGGAGAAGTGACCATGCTCAACACACTCAAGCACTACAAG GTACCAGATGGAGCGTCCATCAAAGTGCTCTCTAAGACCCATCCCAGTCTGAGTCCTCAGAGCAGCCTGAAAG ACGATCAGAACTACTCCACAAAGTACTTCCATCTG ATTGACCCTGACATTGACCAGGACCAAAAGAAGAACCCGGAGAGGAAGAAGCTGAAACTGAAGGAAGTGTACCTCACCAAGCTGCTCTCCACCAAG GTGGCTGTGCATTCGTTTGTGGAAAACCTGTTCAGAACGATCTGGGGAACCCCTAACCTCAAAACCCCGCCTGCCATCAAGTACTTCTTTGACTTCCTGGACGcccagggagagagcaagaggatcAGTGACCCGGATGTACTGCACATCTGGAAAACCAACAG CCTGCCCCTGCGGTTCTGGGTGAACATCCTGAAGAACCCCCAGTTTGTGTTCGACATGGAGAAGACCCCGCCTCTGGAcggatgtctgtctgtcattgCCCAGGCCTTCATGGACTCCTTCTCCCTGGCTGAGAAACAGTTGGGCAAG caTGACCCAACCAATAAGCTGCTCTATGCCAAAGATATCTCCCAGTACAAGCAGGAAGTAAGGGCTTACTACAAGCAGGTCAGGGACCAGCCACCAATCAGCAGCTCTGAGTTCAAGGAGTTCCTGCATGAGGAGTCAAAG AAACATGAAAACGAATTCAATGAATCTGCTGCCCTCTGGGAGCTCAACAAATACATGCAGCGGTACTTTAATGAG ATTAAACTGAAGCTGGATCAGAACGGCGCCCCCGTGGAGTTGAAGGAGCAACTGCAGCATGTGAAGAGCCTGTTTGACAGCCTCAAGAGCTGTTCCTGGAACTGA